The Populus alba chromosome 6, ASM523922v2, whole genome shotgun sequence genomic interval tctttttttcctttatcgCAATTAATTTTAAGGATTGTTTCAATTCAAGATATTATCTTGACGAGAAAAGGTCTCGTGACAGTATTTAACTTGGTTGCTGGAGATGATGTCGCTGCTACTGAAGAAAAAATTGCTGAGTATCAAGAAGAAAATGCGGATCTAATATTGGTTAATCAAGCTCGGAAGGTACTTTCAcgaatccttttatttttacttttaaagcaACAATGCAATAGGTGAAATCAGCACCACATATCAGGATTTCAACAATATGTAGATAGTTCTTGTGAGGATTTTCTCAGGTGTAACCTTTTATTCTGATCAACAGGCTGAAGAATTAGCCTTAGCTATGGCGGCAAGCAAGGGGCCTCCTGCACAAACTGATAATACTGATGGGGTGAGAAtataatgagtttttatttttatttttattcgggatatctttgttttctgtaaaaaaaaaaaaaaaaaaaggagttttgAAGGCTCTTATTGGTTCTTCCTATTCTATTATCAATTTCATAGTTGTTTGatttggtttcacatttttttattttagtttgttgtttGTGGTAAGGTTAATCTATTTATGATGGGCTGCTGCCTTCTGATCTTGGAAATTGAAATTAGTAGCCTGTACAGGTAGTTAAAATTCAGAATGATGTTTGCTTCTTGTGTATTCTAGCTTGTTCTCTTTGACTCTTATATTTCGTCTGCATGTCTGACTGTAAATTTACTTCTCAAGTTGAGTccttaggtttttatttttttgattattgaTAAATCCCTCAGgcaatatataaatcatatcccaTATGCAATTATGCAAGCTATTTTCTGATTATGTAACTGTGGATGTGAACAAAGATTGGAGTTAAAGAGGAATACCGTGGAGTTCAAAGCTGTCAAGTTAAGCATAATAATAGGGGTGAAGTAACAGCAAGATTTATGCTATGCCAGGAATAGAAGGGCTTCTCGAGCCCCAAAAGAGTGAAGACTTTGTCTACTTCTGATACCTAGCTTCTGTCATATGAATCTAGAGGAACATCGAGGAGCACATTTACCAAAGAATCAAAGTGGGGTGGTTAAATTAATGAAGTTCTGTTGTGTGATTGGAATCTTTACTTTTTTAAACATATGCTAACAGCAATTAGACTGGCTATTCTACGATATGGAGGTTGGTGGTGTGGTGAGTTCATAAATGAGGATCGCTAAGATGTTATGATGGATGTGTGAGAACTCAAGAAAGGACCAGTTTAGAAGAAGTGCCTTTATGGAAGGAGATGATTGCATTGTTTGAGTACAAGTTGAGGGAGAGTCATGTGATTAGATTTCGCCATATCTGGCATCAACTTCCGGATGCATTAGGGGTAAAGAGTGATTAATTAAAGTAGTGGGATAGAGGAGCCAGATAGGAGAGGTaggcaaaaaaataacattggctAAAGAGCTAAAGGAAAATATAGCTTCATGATAGCTTACAGACCTATAATCCATAAATGCACTAATTGGAGGAGGTAGTACGTCCATGTGATTGACCCAATTAGTTTGGAATTCATCCTCAGTGGATTTGAGTGCAACATAAATTTTACTGCTATAATTATGAAAGGTTCTCGTACAGTAACCACTCTACTAATTATCACTGCTACATTACTACTTCAACTTCTGCTTTGTGCTGTATGAGGTTGATTGGATTTTAAAATCAGTTCGAATTAAAGATCAACACCCACAGTGCTATTAAGATTGTATTTATATAGCTTAGGATAGTATGTGAAATCTTTAATCCAGAATGAAACCAGTAGTGAgtggtggaaaaaaaaaggctggcttagtttttcatctttttaagtTAGTTGCTggaaaaaatgaagagagagaccacattgagttgattctaggcCAAAATAGTTTTAATCCAAATGTGCCTTTTCAAGTTGAAGGAGACAACAATTTGTCCATACAACTTTGTTCAAGTAAAAGTGGACAGCTCTTTACTGTTACAAGGGTCACCAGGTAGCAATAAGAGTGCTTTTCAGGATCCACAGCTTATGAATATGACTTCAATGGTGAGATTTTTTCCATCTCCTACTAGAAAGGATACTATTTTAATGGGTTAGAGAACATGTTTTGCTCGTAATTGACTCTTACAATCTTTTGTGGTCAGAAGcaccaaattaaatatttgcatatcgataatatgttaaaaaatccCTCTGAAGGAGAGGATGCTATCAGGTCAAGTCCCTtgaattaatattctttttggaGTTCAGATTTGGAACTTAAATTTATGTAAGTGTAGTCCAACATTGTCAAAATATGAAACAATCTAGCTATTTATACTGATGATTGGCAAAAGCAGTATGCTTTtcttgagataaaaataaaaattgcccTGTTTTATATGTGGCAAGTGGGATGAAAAGTTAGCCGCTTTGGAACAGAAGAAGTAATTAACCCTTTTCAAGGTTGAGTTCAGACCTGGAAAGTATGTTTATTGTCTCAAATCATGCATTTGTTACTCCTTGGAATGCCCGTCTCACCCCCTCTCCCCTGATTAACTTCAATTTTGTCTATTTGTCGAGCCAGAGCTCCCAGGGCATAAGTGTTGGAGCTAGGCAGTATGCTCCTACAGTTGTTGGGGGACAGCCACGGCCAACAGGCATTGCTCCACAACCAGTGCCTCTCAGAGGAGGGCCAGACATGCACGGTTATTTAGAAGACGAGGAAACGATGAGGATCCGAACAGAGAATGCGAGTAGAGCGGCTGGGTGGAGCATAGAATTCAGTAAGAAAAGGGGATTTGAGGAAGCCTTTGCAAGCTTTTGCGTTTAGATTGTACCCCTTGACTGCGGAATTGGCTATCCCTTGTCAGCCTCAGGTGCTCTCACCGGGCTATAGGCCTATATGCTATGCATATATTGACGAGGAGGATTGTTACCAGCAGGTTTACGCGGGGAAGTTTACCGAGACGATGATCAAGAAGTCAACCTACTGTTTCTAAGTCAGCAGATATTGCTTTCATGACATGTCTGATACATCAGTTTGTCAACATAACCATGTGAACATGAAGCAATGTCACATCATGTTAATGTAAAGTTGATCATTACTGATATCCCAAGTggttaaactttgatttatttgctttttttttttttttggtgacaAAGTTTACTTTCATGACATCCTATCATTTAGTTAGTGAAACAACAACATTGTCAACcttcttaaagttttttatttgtgatgaaCAAATCACTTTAAAGTTCCCTCTCTTACCTCCCTcgattttttatgttaaattattgttattatttaatttcatgcctgcaattgttttatttaaactttgatgATATTACAgcacaactatatttttaaaaaactatatatttttaaattattttgaagattgttttttaaataacatttccCACACCAAAACTGGCCTTTAAGTTCAGTCCTCACATGAtggaaaagaacaaagaaaaaaagagagggtgtGCTGGCATGGATTCTGCTCGCTTGAACGCCTAGCCGGAGTACATATTagaaatttaaacttaaaaatccAACAACCAGGAAGGAATGGATTACTTGTGATTCAGTAGGAAGAGAATCGGAAACAACCgataaatgtaaaattaaaaggtaGTATTAATGCGGTGGATGTCACAAATATGAGATGTTTGGAAGTTCTAAGGCAGCGTTTGAAGGGCtaatcttttttgaaaaaacttttttaaaaaacattcgaTGATGGCCTCGGCGAGATGCTGCATGCTTTCCCTATTTGTTTGAGATATATTTCATCGTCTTCTTCTGATGTCGTCTTGAAGACTACACCTTGCTTGTACATGCCCCATGGAGAATGCATTGCACTTGTGCTAACTTGACTTCGTAATATATATAGGATTATTAATCCTTGCGTGCTCTCTATTATTTTCCAAGCTGCTCTTGTCTGTGAATCTACTTTTTTCGttgcttccattttttttttttttgtttttggattttcatagGGAAACCTCTGGAGATTGAAACTTGTTTCTTGTTTACCATGATTGGTCAGCCCATAAGTCTGTGTTTTAGAAAGAGTACTAAAATGACATGAAGTTGGAGGATCTTCCATGGGAGCTGCCATGCTCTATATGAACAACTCTTTTATACATGCCGAGGGATGCTCAAAACACTCTCCACAGCTAGCAGATGCATCCATGGATACCAATCTTCCGTTGGGATTAATGAATCAGCTTCAAAGTTGAGTGTCAAAACTTAATTAATGTGTGAAGAACAGGGAGATTAATTCTTGCTATCGTTCTTTCAATAATAAActtaaactttttttcaaattaaataaaaacactgtCAAACGGCAAAAACAGTAAggatgtttttttcctttttttttttttagtgaaatctTATGTTTGTTACCACCACGTACTATAATGCCATCTCTCTCCCCTCCCCTGATTAAATTTTCCTATTTATCGAGCATGAGGCAAGGCTCTCTCCAGTATAGAATCTTTCATTCTttgagttaattatatatttttactgaaataaattaattaatccctctaatgttaaaagataatcaTACGGTCCTTGACCAGCGTTGATCATTCTTAATCTGACAgtcttttatttcaaaaaaaaaaaaaaaattatattttttcctcaaAGATCACAACAGCACCGACTTGAAGTATTTGTGAGGTTTACAATCCGAGGGTCGCCAGGATTTGGTTCAAACTCTCCAATCCAACGGAAACATAGCGTCCTACTCgatctctgtctctctctcacgcccacacacacaaaaaaaaaaaaggttgttgaGTTTTGTTAACATGGCAGccaaaaaaatcagcaaaacaTCTTCGTCGTCATCTTCCACAGCACCCGTCAACAAACCAAGACGTGATGCAAAATGGCGTGCTATGATGATGAGACGCAATGCCATCATGAAGAGAGGGACTTGTCTCGAAATCTTGAAAGAAGCCGCTGCTGGATGCAGTTTGGAAACGAGCCATGGGGTTACTTGGGCCAGATGTTGCCTGCTTGGTAAAGGTGGCTATGGCTCTGTTTTTCttgctaaaagaaaaacaacaacaacaacaacaagcgATGGTGATCTTCCTGATAAAATTGCTGTAAAATCCGCTACTTTAGAAAACGCGTCTACCCTCAAGCATGAAAAGAGGGTTCTTTGCGATCTTAAAGCAAGCCCTAATGTTATCAGGTGCTACGGAGATGAAATTACCGACACGGGTTGCGACGGAGAAAAAATCTACAACCTTCTCTTAGAGTTTTGTTGCGGGCTCAGTTTACATCGTCAGATTAAACTGTCAGGTTCTGGGTTACCGGAGTCTGATGTCAGGAAATATACAAGAGATGTTGTTAAAGGCCTGAAGTATGTTCATTGTCGCGGGTATATTCACTGCGATGTGAAGCCAGGTAATATCTTGCTCGTGCCTGGTACTGAAGAAAGGAGTGGGGGTTTTGTTGCAAAAATTGCAGATTTTGGATTGGCAATGTCCATTTATGAAAATCAGAATTGGGGTGATGATCTGATTGGGACATATCCTTATATGTCGCCGGAATTGGTCAAAGAGAAGAGGTATGATTACGGTGTAGATATTTGGGCACTCGGTTGCGCTGTGGTGGAGATGTTGAGTGGTAAACCTGTGTGGCCTCGCATGGATGTTCCAGGTTATTTGTATACGATAGGCGACAGTCAGGATTTGCCTCAGATACCAAGTTCTATATCTGATGATGCCAAGGATTTCCTGGGGAAGTGTCTTGTAAGGAATGCTGCTCAGAGGTGGTCTGCGGACGAGTTGCTAGAACACCCATTTCTTTCGGTGGGTTAGTGGTGAAGAAACCCTAGTGATTCTGTGTGTTTAATGacgatttttatttgtttatcaatgattttcttttttgagtcTTTTCAGTAAACAATGTAACTTAGGTTCCGCAGAATTTAATGTAATATTGTTAATATGATATGAGAATAGTACAGTAAGGATTTGCTCTGTTTGTGTCTCTGTTAAATTTGCTCCTGTTTATGCTAACATCTATCTCCTTTTGGATATAACTAGATTGCTGGCGCCGCGAgacgtaaaaaaaataaaaatagaaaacgattatgtttttttaaaaaaatagaagaaatttgataattagattaaatcaaaagaataaaagttaaagttaaaataaaaaataaataaattaaaaagcaataataaattttcagaaagttaaattgaaaaatatatatattaaaaaattaaaaaaataatgactaaaattaaaaaaaaaaaaaacaatgcattataaacttggattgaatgacaaaactaaaaaaaaaaaattttataaaaagatcaagtaaaaaaaaatcagaaatccaaagaataagaattaaattgaaaacacgataaaaaaaaaataaacatgtcaaatttttcaacatgtttatttacataaaaaaatgtctatatatatatatatatataaatttatgcaCACATctaattagataaataaaaaatatgagtaaagaaatgaaaataaatcattaacaataaattaaaaaaaaataaaaaatttgagagacaaatataaatcaaaatatttaatattataacatGGGTTATTTACTtgattgtgtttaataaatttgtttattcaaatcaaattgTAATGAAAATCaacacatatataaaatttatcgaataaaataaaacgaaaaaaatattatacaaggctgcacatattaaaaatattatttttatttttaaaaaataaatttaatctatataaaatataaaaaaattaaagataaattatattaacctctttaaaaattaaatacattcaatgtaattaaaaaataattgttattttaaaaaactaaataagcaAAAGAAATAACAGAGAAGTAAAATACaaacttaaattgattttttagaaaagacataaaaaaggttttaattttttttaaaaaaagaataatgctAGGCATTATTGTGCCTAGCAAGTTAGGCCAAGCATCTGGCCTATAAAAAAAAGGCCTGCATGCATGCCTATAAGGTTAGGCCCACATGCACatgtctttattattttttttaagttgatgagTCAACTTatctaaaaattcattttcaatctatttttaatttaaaagaccTAGAAAACACCCTTGGAAACCTTTTTAAACCAACTAATGACCTCCAAAAACATAGATACACCGccttaaaaaccaaaattaacttgaaataaaaaattcttttgagcttagatatatattttagacATTTTTAAGGtacaaaaaacatttaatttgaaCTCTTCTTATTACATGGTaccatttgatataaaaattgattctttTAATGGTTAGAATTGTCGCAACgacaattttttctctttacattGGAATTCGGTGAGCCTCCTCTCTTTTTAcaccaaaaaaatctaaaaaataaaaaaaataaagtttggtttgaaaataatttttctaaaattaaaaagattggtcatttaataattaaaaaaaaaatagaggattaaaaaaaacttttcaaataaatttcaaatctaCCATCTATTCTTACCCAATTTTTCCACTCCAGgcccatattttttaatttaatcctccCTCCCAAAAAACAATGCTAGATTTGAGATCAAAATTGCTGCAATTgcacaaaacaaatatttgagaatcaaattattattattttttttaaattcacaaACAATAAATAACACCACAGTGAAACCAGTAGCCTTTTCAGTAACTGCGGCTGCCCTGGAGCATTTTCTAGTGTTAAATACGTGGCCTCCTTGAATTTCAGCCGTCTACCACAGCTCATAGTTTTTTTCTCGGATAATAAAATCCGATAAGCATAGTTTTAACGAATCATCTCTGATAAAACTGCCAAGAGATGCTTTTGAAACCACATCATGTTGATTAACAATGTTCCAAAGTAAGAGCCGCAGAATGAAGAACTGGTAGTCCTTAAAATTGAACTCCATTCCCTTTTTCCAGTTCAAGTAAAGAGATGGCAGACGCAGAGCAGAGTCATGTAcaagaagaaacataaaaacaaacccaTTTTCAGGGCAGCAAACAATCTACTCTGATGAAACAAACTTTCATTCCATTATGCAGGGAAAACTTTTACATGGGTTGCCAAGCAGCTTGTGAATGTTACATGGAGCTTGGTCCCACTATATAACAGGCTCTTCTCTCCTATGCTTGTCTATCTACAGAAGAAATGGTAcatgattaaaagaaaaaaagaatcaagaagAATAAGATTTTACTTGGTCTTGCAACAATCAAATCACCTAATTTCTCTTGATCTGCTCAcagcacaagaaaaaaaaaaaaagaatgatcgaAACATAATCATGTAGCCATCTAAGTTGGTCTCCAGAAATTAACCATGAATAGAAATCTGACACTCTTGTGATCCAACCATATCTAGAGTTTCCCTCTTTGCATACAGGAATGAGCCGTTGGGTGATTTCATCTTCTGAGCTAGAAATGACCATTTCTGGGTTGGCATGATTACAGTACAAGGGCGTTTCTTCTGAAAATCTTCAAGATCATAGACTCACCGATGGCACCAGGCATCTCTTCACCACCTTTACTGTCCTTCAAACTTTCAGCTTAATTCTGCACAATATGCCTGAAACTCTTGACAACTTCATGGTCAAAGGTAGCAATATGCCAATATGATGCTTCAGATTTACAGTTGATGAATATTCAGTTGAAGAAATATGGAGATCTAAGAACTTCTTGCAAGTCAAAGTTGCCTCTCTCAGGCAGAGATGGAAACTTCAATGTTGGATATGACGTCTGGAAGTCTTCAAGTAACTGAGGATAATCCAAGTTATTTATACAGGTCAACAatactattaataaaaataaataaataaatgaaacaatgtcataattgagttgatttatatttgaaatacaaaaaggaaaaactaatgCCAAGCAGTTATCTGGCTATTGGGAAGCTGGGAGAAGCCAGCATTCTAGTTAAGTTGCATGTTTGaggctccttttcttttttgttaattgttctTTCATTTTAAAGATCAACTCAGTGTTTATAGCCTCCAAAATTACTTGTTATAAAGACACAATAATTCATAGTTCCTTTTGAAGACAATGACAAATGCTCGCTTATTAGGTCATGTCGGTCAGAGAGAAAAACTGGGTCATCACACGCCACTGCACTCACATTTTCAAGTATTGGCATGTTATAAAGCTCCACAAATTTTTCCCGTAGTATCCTATTCATCAAATCCGCATCTCTTGCATGTGTCCAGAAAGAGTCATGAACACCTGCAAAAGGAGGTTCACTTCATAAGGATGTGGGGATTACAGATGATAGTGCTATGATAGCTGGAAACTATACAATGACAAAATTAACTGTGATACACATTACTGTTCATACTTGAGTAACACTTCTGGATTCTCAACTCAAGTTATTAGGAGTACTTGCCATCATTTGAAACTGCACTATCATAGCCTCATAAGTAGACATTTCTTATCCAGAATGCCTCATAGCACATTTATGTGCAAGTCAAACAAGATGAATAATAACACCCTGAATAGGTTTTAGTACGGATAAATTCATGTGATTTTCTGATAATGCAATGACTTGCACTTATGGTAACATGGAATAAGttcaaaagaaatcaaagttAAAGGGAAGAAAGGATGACTTGAAGAACTAGGTTCATCTTAGTAGCAGTAAACTCACAAAAATTAGCAGACCACAAAAAAAGCTCCAATGAAAAACTAACATTAACTCGGGCATGCAGTAGGGCTAAGCTGGCTTAGCTACAGAGATATGAAGAATTGCATTAATTGTTCATTGTTGTATCAAAGTCAATAGAATATAGGAGCTTAACATTCTACTAGGCTTAAATTAGCAACTTTTGGGAGCTTAatggacaaaataaaataaatggctTAAATGTTTGCCAAGTTCAAACCATATGGCAAGGTTCAGTTTATCAGTCAAGTTTCAATTATCATTAAACAGTTGAAAATTAATTCCTACCACATTGTTTGCAACAAACAGAACAAGTCGAAACTTGAACAAAAAGTTAACCCAACTATAAAAGGTAATGATATAAATAATAGCTCTACATGGACTGTTTGAAAAAGACATTCTTCAACTTCTTCATTCATCAAAGACATAGAAGGCTTCTAGTCTTCTACACCATGACAATATGTCAATTCCAATCTAGTCACTAGGTTTAAGCTTCATATACTAAAGACTGCAAGACAAACCTGCAAAACGTAAATCAGCATCCCTGCATGCAACAGCAGTCATCATCATGTGTGAGCCGTCAAGCGAGTGCACAAAATTTGGAGGGAAAGCAGTTCTCTGCTTTCTAACCTGCACCTGATAGTAATAGTATGATGATGTTTACATGTGAGTGCATGAAATATTAGAAAGGAAAGAGGGGATGAAAGCAAGACAACAGAGTAAAGCTTACCGAACTGCCTTCCCGTTGCAGGGCCAAAACCTGAAGTGAAGTTCTTATCTGCAACACCAAATTTAGTTGCTTGActgtttacacacacacacacacacacacacacacacacacacttgcaGAGAGAGTGGGAATGCAGAGGACATAAATTTCATGCCATATTTTGTGCAGGAGAAAAAACTGACATAAATATCATGCCATTCATTTCTTGTGATATTTAATGTCATAATCGCAAGGCATGAGTTCATAGCCAACCAATGGTTTCATCACTACAAACTTTTTCCAGTGCTGTGAGAAAGGATCCCAACAGGGAAAAGGATCTTTAACATGACCAAAAAATATCCTACCTATTATCATAATTTAACCAGCCATTTCATAAATCCTCTACCAGCAATAAAGAGTTTAGTGAATGAACATTTTTAAAGTGAGAACACCATGAAAGCAAGGAACCTTTCGTACTGGAATATTAATCTATAGCAGCCTGCacctaataaacaaaaaaatgcagCAAGGATTTAATACTTACAAGATGTCGTTGAGTCTTATAGTATGGCTGCACGACAGGAAGACCTAGTGGAGTTGTCCACCGCACAGGCTGATCTTCTGAAGCAATAACCTAAAATAGGTTCAAGGTCAAGCAATAAAATATACTTGAATAAAATGTTACTATTGATTAATATAAGGGTGGTCCATGTAATTTCACACACAAATGTGACGGAGACATACCTTTGCACAATCACCAAGCCAGCCCATTATATCACGTGCAGCTTGGAACAACTCTCCTAAAGCAGTCAATGTCACCTATGGAAGAGTGAGTGAGTAAATTTGAAAATGATTCAAGATAAGGATCACCTCACAATTTTAGGTGCCTATGGTGAGATGAACATGTAATCCACAGCATACATTACACATAGCTAAAATACATCAGGATTAGAGTATCTCACATTAGTTGACATTAGATACTGTCATCAACTTTTCGTTGACATTTTCTAGAAATCAAGTCCAATTAATTTTACCATATCCTAGAAAAGCAAAATACTCTCCTTATAAACATGCTGGAATCTGGATGCTTACTTTAGCAGCATAACAGGCTGCACTGAAGAGCAGTCTATCATCTGTGATGTGACCCTTCTCCTCTAACCTTCTTTTTATCTGCTCACGTGCCCCAACATAAGTGACACCATACACTGAAGTCATCACTGTTTGTTTAACCAGTTTGCGATCCACCTGAAAAGCTCCAAAATGTTAGATTTGGTCAAAAGAAGTTGAGAAGTAAATGAttgcttttattaaaaaattacgaTAATCCATCAAGCTTCAGTATGTGAGAGGATGGCTTATCCTCTTCGTAGTTCCTTTCACTTTTTGAACAATTTTCTCTTAT includes:
- the LOC118043748 gene encoding mitogen-activated protein kinase kinase kinase 20 encodes the protein MAAKKISKTSSSSSSTAPVNKPRRDAKWRAMMMRRNAIMKRGTCLEILKEAAAGCSLETSHGVTWARCCLLGKGGYGSVFLAKRKTTTTTTSDGDLPDKIAVKSATLENASTLKHEKRVLCDLKASPNVIRCYGDEITDTGCDGEKIYNLLLEFCCGLSLHRQIKLSGSGLPESDVRKYTRDVVKGLKYVHCRGYIHCDVKPGNILLVPGTEERSGGFVAKIADFGLAMSIYENQNWGDDLIGTYPYMSPELVKEKRYDYGVDIWALGCAVVEMLSGKPVWPRMDVPGYLYTIGDSQDLPQIPSSISDDAKDFLGKCLVRNAAQRWSADELLEHPFLSVG
- the LOC118043908 gene encoding uncharacterized protein isoform X1 translates to MVVSNINPHNKEIVVRRRIASIFNKREDDFPSLREYNDYLEEVEDISLVTVFNLVAGDDVAATEEKIAEYQEENADLILVNQARKAEELALAMAASKGPPAQTDNTDGSSQGISVGARQYAPTVVGGQPRPTGIAPQPVPLRGGPDMHGYLEDEETMRIRTENASRAAGWSIEFSKKRGFEEAFASFCV
- the LOC118043908 gene encoding uncharacterized protein isoform X2, with product MVVSNINPHNKEIVVRRRIASIFNKREDDFPSLREYNDYLEEVEDIIFNLVAGDDVAATEEKIAEYQEENADLILVNQARKAEELALAMAASKGPPAQTDNTDGSSQGISVGARQYAPTVVGGQPRPTGIAPQPVPLRGGPDMHGYLEDEETMRIRTENASRAAGWSIEFSKKRGFEEAFASFCV